Proteins encoded in a region of the Anopheles aquasalis chromosome 2, idAnoAquaMG_Q_19, whole genome shotgun sequence genome:
- the LOC126577640 gene encoding general odorant-binding protein 45-like, whose translation MLLAPWAVTVLLAASSALVGAFSEHSIVEKSVVQAQQECVEYLNVPRQRLYEYLGHNYANDAKTKCMVRCVGLNLKWWNAGVELREDVIQQYFLPEAEDNASIDRTRECIAKRVNSKSSLCSRAYEIFQCYLEHYGELLNCPKTVPLSEERFAEAVHFCLDTLQAPLAEFRSYCSSRGFLECERSRCLLRCIAIRTGIYSDQYGTFAPRYQLQFGNVTNAADGLEQDVCTTRLRREGLDKCTLVARVLHECFDFQSTLHSALERSLILLSPLMEIAASTTVSQSNTENRS comes from the exons ATGCTGCTTGCTCCGTGGGCGGTTACAGTGCTACTCGCTGCCTCTAGCGCTCTCGTTGGCGCCTTCAGCGAGCACAGCATCGTCGAGAAGAGTGTAGTGCAGGCGCAGCAGGAGTGCGTCGAGTATCTGAACGTTCCGCGCCAACGGTTGTACGAGTATCTCGGGCATAACTATGCCAACGACGCCAAAACCAAGTGTATGGTCCGTTGTGTCGGTTTGAATCTCAAGTGGTGGAATGCTGGCGTGGAACTGCGTGAAGACGTTATACAGCAGTACTTTTTGCCTGAGGCGGAGGACAATGCGAGTATCGATCGTACGCGGGAGTGTATTGCAAAGCGAGTGAACTCCAAGAGTTCACTGTGTAGCCGGGCGTACGAGATTTTCCAGTGCTACCTGGAGCATTACGGGGAGCTGCTGAACTGTCCCAAGACTGTGCCACTAAGTGAGGAACGCTTCGCTGAAGCCGTTCACTTCTGTCTCGATACGCTGCAAGCACCACTGGCTGAGTTCCGGAGTTACTGTTCCTCGAGGGGTTTTCTGGAGTGTGAGCGAAGCCGGTGTCTACTGCGCTGTATCGCCATTCGCACCGGGATCTACTCGGACCAGTACGGTACATTTGCGCCACGATATCAGTTGCAGTTTGGCAACGTCACGAACGCCGCCGATGGTCTCGAGCAGGACGTCTGTACCACTCGGTTACGCCGCGAAGGTCTAGACAAGTGTACACTGGTTGCCCGGGTTCTGCACGAGTGTTTCGACTTCCAGAGCACGCTGCATTCGGCGCTGGAACGCTCTCTGATCCTGTTGAGTCCGCTCATGGAGATAGCCGCTTCGACGACA gtAAGTCAGAGTAATACTGAGAACAGAAGTTGA